The Afipia massiliensis genome has a segment encoding these proteins:
- a CDS encoding beta-ketoacyl-ACP synthase yields the protein MTSTRDKFGRPIVVVTGMGVVTSLGAGKSDNWTKLTAGESGIRTITRFPTDGLKTTMAGTIDFIPVEPFSSTVLSERLADVATEEAVAQAGIGAKGDFPGPLFLAVAPVELEWQPRQDIARATGMNSGIDYDALLKASGGGRFTNLHRRFIFGSVADHLADTFGTKGSPISLSTACASGATAIQLGVEAIRRGETDAALCVATDGSVNAEALIRFSLLSALSTHNDPPHAAARPFSKNRDGFVMAEGAGALVLESLEAATARGAKILGVVAGCGELADSFHRTRSSPDGKPIVGCVRNALADAGVSIEQIDYINAHGTGTPENDKMEYLGISMVFGERAKEIPVSSNKSMVGHTLSAAGAVEAVVSLLTLEHQRIPPTINYDVPDPAIPFDVVPNTARDARVSAVMSNSFGFGGQNASLILTREPI from the coding sequence ATGACATCGACTCGCGACAAGTTCGGACGGCCTATTGTCGTCGTCACCGGCATGGGTGTCGTCACATCCCTCGGCGCAGGCAAATCCGATAACTGGACCAAGCTCACGGCTGGCGAATCCGGTATCCGAACCATCACGCGTTTCCCCACCGACGGTCTCAAGACCACGATGGCAGGCACGATCGATTTCATTCCGGTCGAGCCGTTCTCGTCGACGGTACTGTCCGAGCGTCTTGCCGACGTCGCGACCGAAGAGGCCGTTGCGCAGGCCGGAATCGGCGCCAAGGGCGACTTCCCCGGTCCGCTGTTTCTGGCCGTTGCACCGGTCGAACTCGAATGGCAGCCGCGGCAGGACATTGCCCGCGCCACCGGCATGAACTCCGGCATTGACTACGATGCGCTGCTGAAAGCCAGCGGCGGCGGACGCTTCACCAATCTGCATCGCCGATTCATCTTCGGCTCCGTCGCCGATCATCTGGCCGACACCTTCGGCACCAAGGGCTCTCCCATTTCGCTGTCCACCGCCTGCGCATCGGGCGCGACCGCGATCCAGCTCGGCGTTGAGGCGATCCGCCGCGGCGAAACCGACGCAGCGCTGTGCGTCGCAACCGATGGCTCGGTCAACGCGGAAGCCTTGATCCGCTTCTCGCTGCTATCTGCTCTTTCTACCCACAATGATCCGCCGCACGCGGCGGCGCGCCCCTTCTCCAAGAACCGCGACGGTTTCGTCATGGCTGAAGGCGCTGGCGCACTGGTGCTTGAAAGTCTGGAAGCGGCAACTGCGCGCGGCGCGAAAATCCTCGGCGTGGTCGCGGGCTGCGGCGAACTCGCCGACTCGTTCCATCGCACCCGCTCTAGCCCCGACGGCAAACCAATCGTCGGCTGCGTGCGCAATGCACTGGCCGACGCGGGTGTCAGTATCGAGCAGATCGACTACATCAACGCGCACGGCACCGGTACGCCCGAGAACGACAAGATGGAATATCTCGGCATCTCGATGGTGTTCGGCGAGCGCGCCAAGGAAATCCCGGTATCGTCCAACAAGTCGATGGTCGGGCATACCCTCTCGGCCGCCGGCGCGGTGGAGGCAGTAGTCTCGCTGCTCACCCTTGAGCACCAGCGCATCCCGCCGACGATCAATTATGACGTGCCCGATCCTGCGATCCCGTTCGACGTGGTGCCTAACACGGCCCGCGACGCGCGCGTCAGCGCGGTGATGTCGAATTCATTCGGCTTCGGCGGCCAGAACGCCTCCCTGATCCTAACCCGCGAGCCGATCTAA
- a CDS encoding zinc-binding dehydrogenase codes for MRALSLVADRQLVVADTPPPPPPGAGEVQIRVKAVALNHIDVWGYRGMAFAKRKLPLVVGAEASGEIAAIGGGVTRFKPGQSVVMYGALTCGTCPACQAGRDNLCENVAGIMGFHVDGFARELMNLNERLVIPVPDGVSDRDAACAPIAFSTVQHMLFDNAKLLPGESVLVHAGGSGIGTVAIMMAKAIGCTVITTVGDDSKIDGVKKLGADHVINYRKDRFEHETRKITKKKGVDVVFEHVGADTFNGSLLVLKRGGRLVTCGSTSGPTTTINLMQLFQQQYRIFGSFGATMRNITESLDKMAQGMKPVIDTEVPIEDVAPALKRMESRQVFGKIVVTF; via the coding sequence ATGCGTGCGCTCAGTCTTGTTGCCGACCGCCAGCTGGTGGTCGCGGATACGCCGCCTCCCCCGCCGCCCGGCGCGGGCGAGGTGCAAATCCGCGTCAAGGCCGTCGCCCTCAACCACATTGACGTCTGGGGTTATCGCGGCATGGCTTTCGCCAAACGCAAGCTCCCGCTCGTGGTCGGCGCAGAAGCGTCCGGCGAAATCGCAGCTATTGGCGGAGGCGTGACGCGCTTCAAACCGGGTCAGAGCGTCGTGATGTACGGCGCGCTGACCTGCGGCACCTGCCCCGCATGCCAGGCCGGCCGCGATAACCTCTGCGAAAACGTCGCCGGCATCATGGGATTCCATGTCGACGGCTTTGCCCGCGAATTGATGAACCTCAACGAACGGCTGGTCATCCCGGTGCCGGACGGCGTGTCCGACCGTGACGCCGCCTGCGCGCCGATCGCGTTCTCGACCGTTCAGCACATGCTGTTCGACAATGCCAAACTGCTGCCGGGTGAAAGCGTGCTGGTGCATGCCGGCGGCTCCGGCATCGGCACGGTCGCGATCATGATGGCCAAAGCGATCGGCTGTACCGTCATCACCACCGTGGGCGACGATTCCAAGATCGATGGCGTGAAGAAGCTCGGCGCCGATCACGTCATCAATTATCGCAAGGATCGCTTTGAACACGAAACCCGCAAGATCACCAAGAAGAAGGGTGTCGATGTCGTATTCGAGCACGTCGGCGCGGACACCTTCAACGGTTCGCTGCTGGTTCTGAAGCGTGGCGGACGGCTGGTGACCTGTGGTTCGACCTCGGGGCCGACCACCACCATCAACCTGATGCAACTGTTCCAGCAGCAATACCGCATCTTCGGATCGTTCGGGGCCACCATGCGCAACATCACCGAGAGCCTCGACAAGATGGCTCAAGGCATGAAGCCGGTGATCGACACCGAAGTGCCGATCGAAGATGTCGCCCCCGCGCTCAAGCGGATGGAAAGCCGACAGGTGTTCGGCAAAATCGTCGTCACGTTCTGA
- a CDS encoding lipid A biosynthesis lauroyl acyltransferase → MRRLLLRTRAILRDALKPVTGAILGAIAVGLLRVTRYFDPDRTANFFALVTRAVGPWLPEHKIGRANLIAAFPDKPPAEVDAILMGVWDNLGRVGAEFAHLDHIWNLDPNHPDKGRIELAPDATAKFEALRDDGKGALVFASHLANWELPALAGPAYGLESAVLFRRPNIAAVDRAIQEIRSVNMGTMIATTHDAPLRLAQALQKGVHVGMLVDQHFGRGVDVTFFGRVTKANPLLARLARQVEVPIHGVRIVRLPNHRFRAEISDEVKPVRDADGKVDVQATTQAITTVLEGWIREHPEQWLWLHRRWR, encoded by the coding sequence ATGCGTCGCTTGCTCCTCCGCACAAGAGCCATCCTGCGCGATGCGCTGAAGCCTGTGACGGGAGCGATCCTGGGCGCGATTGCGGTCGGCTTGCTACGTGTGACTCGCTATTTCGATCCGGACCGCACCGCGAACTTCTTCGCATTGGTGACACGTGCCGTTGGTCCCTGGCTGCCCGAGCACAAGATCGGTCGCGCCAACCTGATCGCCGCATTTCCGGACAAGCCGCCTGCCGAGGTCGACGCCATTCTCATGGGCGTCTGGGACAATCTCGGCCGGGTCGGCGCGGAGTTCGCACATCTCGATCACATCTGGAACCTCGATCCCAATCATCCAGATAAGGGCCGCATCGAATTGGCCCCCGACGCGACGGCGAAGTTCGAAGCGCTGCGCGATGACGGTAAGGGTGCGCTGGTGTTCGCGAGCCATCTCGCCAACTGGGAACTGCCGGCGCTCGCAGGCCCGGCCTACGGACTAGAATCGGCGGTGCTGTTTCGCCGGCCCAACATCGCCGCGGTGGACCGCGCGATCCAGGAGATCCGCTCCGTCAACATGGGCACGATGATCGCGACCACGCACGATGCGCCGCTGCGGCTGGCGCAGGCGCTGCAGAAGGGCGTGCATGTCGGCATGCTGGTTGATCAGCATTTCGGGCGCGGTGTCGATGTCACGTTCTTTGGCCGCGTCACCAAGGCCAATCCCTTGCTCGCGCGTCTTGCGCGACAGGTCGAAGTCCCGATTCATGGCGTGCGCATCGTCCGGCTGCCGAACCACCGCTTCCGCGCCGAAATATCCGACGAGGTGAAGCCGGTACGTGACGCCGATGGCAAGGTCGATGTGCAAGCCACGACGCAGGCGATCACCACGGTGCTCGAGGGATGGATTCGCGAACATCCCGAGCAATGGCTCTGGCTCCACCGCCGCTGGCGGTAA
- a CDS encoding polyamine ABC transporter substrate-binding protein, which translates to MKRGLPLATVFSVALVASASLAQAQQRSVNFYNWSNYMAPGVLEQFTKETGIKVTYDTFDANETLETRLLAGKSGYDVVVPTAYFLQRQIAANIFQKLDKSKLPNLANAWPEVTKRLAVYDPGNAFAANYMWGTTGIGYNVKKVQEILGADAKIDSAMNSWSIVFKPENLAKFKDCGIHMLDSVDDILPAALNYLGLDPNTAKQADLDKAAELVGKVRPYVRKFHSSEYLNALATGEICFVVGWSGDIKQAQSRAAEAKNGVEIGYALPKEGAQMFFDNFAIPADARNVAEAHELINYLYRPDVAAKNSDFLSYASGNLASQKLIDPKIYNDKTIYPDEATLSRLFVITARGPATQRIINRLWTRVKTGR; encoded by the coding sequence ATGAAGAGGGGATTGCCCCTCGCAACAGTCTTCTCAGTTGCCCTTGTGGCTTCGGCGTCATTGGCGCAGGCGCAGCAGCGCAGTGTGAATTTCTACAACTGGTCGAACTACATGGCGCCCGGCGTCCTCGAACAGTTCACCAAGGAAACCGGCATCAAGGTTACCTACGACACGTTCGATGCCAACGAGACTCTTGAGACCCGGTTGCTGGCCGGAAAGTCCGGCTACGACGTGGTGGTGCCGACGGCCTACTTTCTGCAGCGCCAGATCGCGGCCAATATTTTCCAGAAGCTCGACAAGTCGAAGCTGCCTAATCTCGCCAATGCCTGGCCTGAGGTGACCAAGCGCCTTGCAGTTTACGATCCCGGCAACGCCTTCGCGGCTAACTACATGTGGGGCACCACGGGCATCGGTTACAACGTCAAGAAGGTTCAGGAGATTCTCGGCGCGGACGCGAAGATCGATTCAGCGATGAATTCCTGGTCCATCGTGTTCAAGCCCGAGAATCTTGCCAAGTTCAAGGATTGCGGAATCCACATGCTGGATTCCGTTGACGATATTCTGCCGGCGGCGCTGAATTATCTTGGTCTTGATCCGAACACGGCGAAGCAGGCCGATCTCGATAAAGCAGCAGAACTGGTCGGCAAGGTGCGGCCCTATGTGCGCAAGTTTCATTCGTCGGAGTATCTGAACGCGCTTGCCACGGGCGAAATCTGCTTCGTGGTCGGCTGGTCGGGCGATATCAAGCAGGCTCAAAGCCGCGCGGCGGAAGCCAAGAACGGTGTCGAGATCGGATATGCACTTCCCAAGGAGGGCGCGCAGATGTTCTTCGACAACTTCGCCATTCCGGCGGACGCGCGGAACGTCGCCGAGGCCCATGAGCTTATCAATTATCTCTATCGGCCTGATGTCGCCGCAAAGAATTCGGACTTCCTGTCTTATGCGAGCGGGAATCTTGCCAGCCAGAAGTTGATCGATCCGAAGATCTACAACGACAAGACGATCTACCCGGACGAGGCGACGCTGAGCCGTTTGTTCGTGATCACGGCACGCGGTCCTGCCACCCAGCGCATCATCAATCGCTTGTGGACGCGGGTGAAGACCGGGCGGTGA
- a CDS encoding aminotransferase, whose translation MNKIFADLPNTIFDVMSQAARDLNAINLGQGFPDDPGPLDIREKAADAVLNGYNQYPSMMGIPELRQAIATHYAHWHGVQLDPMSEVMVTSGATEALTGSILGLVQPGDEVLVFQPMYDSYVPIIRLAGGTPKFLRLEPPHWRLPEEAIRAAITPRTRYVMLNNPLNPAAVVYPREDLEMLGRICQEYNLIAICDEVWEHVVFDGREHIPLIAIPGMRDRTVKIGSAGKMFGLTGWKIGFVCAAPHILRVLAKAHQFITFTTPPNLQVAVAYGLGKSDDYFLQMRADLARSRDRLSKGLTSLGFPVLQSQGTYFLNVDLAPLGLNESDVAFCKRIVHEHKVAAIPVSAFYEENHVTSVVRFCFSKKDATLDTALERLTHVLHG comes from the coding sequence ATGAACAAGATTTTCGCGGACCTGCCGAATACCATCTTCGACGTCATGTCGCAGGCCGCCCGCGATCTCAACGCGATCAATCTGGGCCAGGGCTTTCCGGACGATCCGGGCCCGCTCGACATCCGGGAGAAGGCCGCGGATGCCGTCCTGAACGGCTACAACCAGTATCCCTCGATGATGGGGATACCGGAACTGCGCCAGGCCATCGCCACCCACTACGCGCACTGGCACGGCGTACAACTCGATCCGATGAGCGAGGTGATGGTGACCTCGGGCGCCACCGAAGCTTTGACGGGATCGATCCTCGGATTGGTTCAGCCCGGCGACGAGGTGCTGGTTTTCCAGCCGATGTACGATTCCTATGTGCCGATCATCCGGCTCGCCGGCGGCACTCCCAAGTTCCTACGACTTGAGCCCCCGCACTGGCGCCTGCCGGAAGAGGCGATCCGTGCCGCGATCACCCCCAGGACGCGTTACGTGATGCTCAACAATCCGCTCAATCCGGCGGCCGTGGTCTATCCGCGCGAGGACCTCGAGATGCTCGGGCGGATTTGTCAGGAATACAACCTGATCGCTATCTGCGATGAGGTTTGGGAGCATGTGGTGTTCGACGGCCGCGAGCACATTCCGCTGATTGCGATTCCGGGAATGCGCGATCGCACCGTGAAGATCGGGTCCGCCGGCAAGATGTTCGGATTGACCGGCTGGAAAATCGGTTTCGTCTGCGCCGCGCCGCATATCCTGCGCGTACTTGCCAAGGCGCATCAGTTCATCACCTTCACGACCCCGCCCAATCTTCAGGTCGCGGTCGCTTATGGTCTTGGCAAATCTGACGATTACTTCCTGCAGATGCGCGCCGATCTTGCACGGAGCCGCGATCGCTTGAGCAAAGGCTTGACCAGCCTTGGTTTCCCGGTGCTGCAATCGCAGGGGACTTATTTTCTCAATGTCGATCTCGCGCCGCTTGGGTTGAATGAAAGCGACGTGGCTTTCTGCAAGCGTATCGTGCACGAGCACAAGGTTGCTGCTATCCCGGTGTCGGCCTTCTATGAAGAGAACCATGTCACTTCGGTGGTGCGGTTCTGTTTCTCGAAGAAGGACGCAACGCTCGACACGGCGCTGGAACGGCTCACGCACGTTCTTCACGGTTGA
- a CDS encoding rhodanese-like domain-containing protein gives MEVDVSQAEKVHDLTAEEVAAGIAQGRYLLIDVREPNEVAVEAYPDAVVLPLSTFDPAEIPDPQGKTVVFACRSGKRSVTASLAAQASGKPYDSHLAGGMLAWKAAGLPSKTGG, from the coding sequence GTGGAGGTTGATGTGTCACAGGCTGAAAAAGTTCACGATCTGACGGCGGAAGAGGTTGCTGCGGGCATTGCGCAGGGGCGCTATCTCCTGATCGACGTGCGTGAACCGAATGAAGTTGCCGTCGAGGCTTATCCGGACGCGGTGGTTCTGCCGCTTTCGACCTTCGATCCGGCGGAAATTCCCGACCCGCAGGGCAAAACAGTGGTTTTTGCCTGCCGCTCCGGCAAGCGTTCGGTGACTGCATCGCTGGCTGCACAAGCCAGCGGCAAGCCTTATGACTCGCACCTCGCAGGTGGCATGTTGGCGTGGAAGGCTGCCGGGCTGCCGTCCAAAACCGGCGGCTGA
- a CDS encoding potassium transporter Kup produces MAASDSSADTPQEVPVTTGFWALTLGSVGVVFGDIGTSPLYAFREAVHNAAHGGPVSREIVLGVLSLILWSLIVVVTIKYVLLLLRADNNGEGGTLSLMALGQRALGRRSWLLLALGVIGGSMFLGDAMITPAISVLSAVEGLKIAAPALEHFVVPLAIVILICLFAVQSRGTAMVASAFGPVMIIWFLTLGVMGLMHISDDPTVVYAINPWHAVSFLLTHGVIGLVILGAVFLAVTGGEALYADLGHFGRKPIQAAWFYFVLPCLLLNYFGQGALVLANPGAIENPFYRMVPETFLVPLICLATAATVIASQAVITGAFSLVRQAIQLGLLPRFEVRYTSETHAGQIYLPRVNIMLLIGVLLLVGLFRTSSNLASAYGIAVSTTMVCDGIMCFVVIWKVWNWRAATAAALIVPLVIVDLTFLAANLLKLLQGAWVPVLFGVLMAGLIWTWRRGAAILTNKTRRTEVPLLDLIKSLEKRPPHIVKGTAVFLTSDPEYVPTALLHNLKHNKVLHEHNVILTIHTAETPRVDLADRVRMAKISDKFSTVRLSFGFMESPNVPKALAVARKLGWQFDIMSTSFFVSRRSLKPAAQSGMPQWQDHLFIALSRSANDATDYFQIPTGRVVEVGTQVTI; encoded by the coding sequence ATGGCTGCCAGCGACTCATCTGCCGATACGCCCCAAGAGGTGCCGGTAACCACCGGCTTTTGGGCCCTCACTCTCGGAAGTGTCGGGGTGGTGTTCGGCGACATCGGTACGTCGCCGTTGTACGCCTTTCGCGAGGCGGTCCATAACGCGGCGCATGGTGGTCCCGTCTCCCGTGAGATCGTGCTTGGCGTGCTGTCGCTGATCCTGTGGTCTCTGATTGTTGTCGTCACCATCAAGTATGTGCTGCTCCTGCTGCGCGCCGACAACAACGGCGAAGGCGGCACGCTCTCTCTGATGGCTCTCGGCCAGCGAGCGCTGGGGCGGCGCAGTTGGCTGCTCCTCGCCCTTGGTGTGATTGGCGGATCGATGTTCCTCGGTGACGCGATGATCACGCCGGCTATTTCGGTGCTCTCCGCGGTCGAAGGCTTGAAGATCGCAGCGCCTGCTCTCGAGCACTTTGTCGTCCCGCTCGCTATTGTCATCCTCATCTGTCTGTTCGCGGTGCAAAGCAGGGGAACGGCGATGGTCGCCAGCGCTTTTGGCCCGGTGATGATTATCTGGTTTCTGACGCTGGGTGTCATGGGCCTGATGCACATCAGCGACGATCCCACAGTGGTTTATGCGATCAATCCCTGGCACGCCGTTAGTTTCCTGCTGACCCACGGCGTGATCGGGCTGGTGATTCTCGGCGCGGTATTCCTCGCGGTCACAGGCGGCGAGGCGCTCTACGCCGACCTCGGGCATTTTGGACGCAAACCGATTCAGGCGGCGTGGTTCTATTTCGTGCTGCCGTGCCTGCTGCTGAATTATTTCGGACAAGGCGCGTTGGTTCTGGCGAATCCAGGCGCTATCGAAAATCCATTCTATCGCATGGTGCCGGAAACATTCCTGGTGCCGCTGATTTGTCTTGCCACGGCGGCCACCGTGATCGCGAGTCAGGCTGTCATCACCGGCGCGTTTTCGCTTGTGCGGCAGGCGATTCAACTCGGCCTGCTGCCGCGGTTCGAGGTTCGTTACACATCGGAGACCCATGCGGGACAGATATATCTGCCGCGGGTCAACATCATGCTGCTGATCGGTGTCTTGCTGTTGGTCGGGCTGTTCCGCACCTCAAGCAATCTGGCATCGGCCTACGGGATCGCGGTGTCGACGACAATGGTCTGCGACGGCATCATGTGCTTCGTCGTGATCTGGAAGGTTTGGAACTGGCGAGCCGCGACGGCGGCAGCGCTAATCGTGCCGTTGGTGATTGTCGATCTGACATTCCTGGCCGCGAACCTCCTAAAACTGTTGCAGGGCGCATGGGTACCGGTGCTGTTCGGAGTCTTGATGGCCGGTCTGATCTGGACATGGCGCCGTGGCGCCGCGATTCTGACCAACAAGACCCGGCGCACCGAGGTCCCGTTACTCGATCTCATCAAGAGCCTGGAGAAACGCCCGCCGCATATCGTCAAGGGCACGGCGGTATTTCTGACCAGCGATCCCGAATACGTGCCGACCGCATTGCTGCATAACCTGAAGCACAACAAGGTTCTCCACGAACACAATGTGATCCTGACCATCCACACAGCCGAAACGCCGCGTGTCGATCTGGCGGATCGTGTGCGGATGGCGAAGATCAGCGACAAATTCTCCACCGTTCGGTTGTCGTTCGGCTTTATGGAATCGCCGAACGTGCCAAAGGCGCTGGCAGTTGCCCGCAAGCTCGGCTGGCAATTCGACATCATGTCGACGTCGTTCTTCGTGTCGCGGCGCTCGCTAAAGCCAGCGGCGCAATCCGGCATGCCGCAGTGGCAGGACCATCTGTTCATCGCCTTGAGCCGGTCGGCGAACGACGCCACCGACTATTTCCAGATCCCGACAGGGCGGGTGGTGGAAGTCGGTACGCAGGTCACCATTTAA
- a CDS encoding OmpA/MotB family protein yields the protein MAKKKRAEEHGGHGWFVTFADLMALLLSYFVMLVAFSNQDSDKLKIVAGSMRDAFGVQTQSRFSGIIESDGLPTRARLKNTAHVPPDEASNNPTPDQEDKHKTAGARMKTDREFALASASLRQALQDLPEISELSKHILFEETKQGLNLEIVDQDGRSMFADGSKQPLERTRRLLQKLASPLKATPLRVAIVGHTSAGFMPTRSGYDGFDLSADRANVVRQILEQEGLPASHVFSVSGKADTQPLFPDDPSLAANRRVTITLMREDPPLPPNLKP from the coding sequence ATGGCCAAGAAAAAGCGCGCAGAAGAGCATGGAGGTCACGGCTGGTTCGTGACCTTCGCCGACCTGATGGCTCTTCTGTTGAGCTATTTCGTGATGCTTGTGGCGTTCTCCAATCAGGACTCCGACAAGCTGAAGATCGTCGCCGGATCGATGCGCGACGCATTCGGCGTTCAGACGCAATCTCGCTTCTCCGGCATTATCGAGTCGGACGGGCTTCCGACCCGCGCGCGGCTGAAGAACACGGCCCACGTTCCGCCGGACGAGGCGTCGAACAATCCGACGCCGGATCAGGAAGACAAGCACAAGACTGCCGGCGCGCGCATGAAGACCGACCGCGAATTTGCGCTCGCGTCGGCCTCGCTGCGCCAGGCGCTGCAGGACTTGCCGGAAATCTCCGAGTTGTCCAAGCACATCCTGTTCGAGGAAACCAAGCAGGGGCTCAATCTCGAAATCGTCGATCAGGATGGCCGCTCGATGTTTGCCGATGGCTCGAAGCAGCCGCTGGAGCGAACCCGCCGCCTGCTTCAAAAACTTGCCTCGCCGCTGAAGGCGACGCCGCTGCGTGTGGCCATCGTCGGCCACACCTCTGCGGGCTTCATGCCCACGCGATCCGGATACGACGGTTTTGATCTGTCTGCGGACCGCGCCAATGTTGTCCGCCAGATCCTTGAACAGGAGGGGTTGCCGGCCTCGCACGTGTTCTCTGTCTCTGGCAAAGCGGATACCCAGCCATTGTTTCCGGACGATCCCTCGCTGGCCGCAAACCGCCGTGTGACCATTACGTTGATGAGGGAGGATCCGCCGCTGCCTCCGAACCTCAAGCCTTGA
- a CDS encoding motility protein A has translation MDIATSIGLLVGIAVLCTLVLMGGDFRMFYDIHAVIIIFGGSFAATLIRFPLSAIIHGMPLGAKYAFTLSRLTARDLVDELARIAEVARKQGPVGLEKIEADDPFLAKGIRYIADGYDLEFIRDNLERDRDNFLMHLTEGSKIYRAIGDCAPAFGMIGTLLGMVQMFSNMSDPSKLGPFMAVALLATLYGALVANLVCLPIADKLHVKVLDEETNRTLIIDGILMIRDAKSPTLVREMLLAYLPEKHRHEEGEPVPA, from the coding sequence ATGGATATCGCCACAAGTATCGGTCTGCTCGTGGGCATTGCGGTGCTTTGCACCCTGGTTCTGATGGGCGGCGATTTCCGGATGTTTTACGACATTCATGCCGTCATTATTATTTTCGGCGGATCGTTCGCCGCGACCCTGATCCGTTTTCCGCTTTCCGCGATCATTCACGGCATGCCGCTTGGCGCAAAATACGCGTTCACACTGAGCCGCCTGACCGCGCGCGATCTTGTTGATGAGCTGGCCCGGATCGCGGAAGTTGCCCGAAAGCAGGGGCCGGTCGGCCTTGAGAAAATCGAAGCTGACGATCCGTTCCTGGCCAAGGGCATTCGTTACATCGCGGATGGCTACGATCTTGAGTTTATTCGAGACAATCTCGAGCGCGATCGCGACAACTTCCTGATGCACCTTACCGAGGGTTCGAAGATCTATCGCGCGATTGGAGATTGCGCGCCTGCATTCGGCATGATCGGTACGTTGCTCGGCATGGTGCAGATGTTCTCCAACATGTCGGACCCGTCCAAGCTGGGGCCATTCATGGCGGTGGCACTGCTGGCAACACTGTACGGCGCGCTGGTTGCGAACCTCGTCTGTCTGCCGATCGCAGACAAGCTGCACGTCAAGGTGCTCGATGAGGAGACCAATCGCACGCTGATCATCGACGGAATCCTGATGATCCGTGATGCGAAATCTCCAACACTCGTCCGTGAAATGCTGCTGGCCTACCTGCCGGAAAAACATCGTCACGAAGAGGGTGAGCCGGTTCCGGCTTAA
- the pssA gene encoding CDP-diacylglycerol--serine O-phosphatidyltransferase, whose protein sequence is MLPDPRTPDLRRRRFRQIPIRMLVPNVITLLAICAGLTAIRLSIEGRNELALAAIVFAAILDGIDGRVARMIKGQSRFGAELDSLADFVNFGVAPALILYFWQLHDLKNVGWIAAMIFAISGGLRLARFNATMDDPNKPPFAANYFTGVPAPLGALCVLLPMYLVFIGAPQLPAPITAVFTLSIAFLMVSRLPVFSGKMIGGKIAPDMVLPVVVLVVLFIAVLISYPWQLLTGGSLLYLLSLPIGWMSYRAHERRAREAAAASEPGHASSTAPDFNVPVDPVEENRPPRLN, encoded by the coding sequence ATGCTTCCCGATCCCAGAACGCCCGACCTGCGCCGCCGCCGGTTTCGCCAGATTCCGATCCGGATGCTGGTGCCCAACGTCATCACGTTGCTGGCGATCTGCGCCGGACTGACTGCGATCCGGCTGTCCATCGAAGGCCGCAATGAACTCGCCCTCGCGGCGATCGTGTTCGCGGCGATCCTGGACGGCATCGATGGCCGCGTGGCACGCATGATCAAGGGCCAGTCCCGTTTCGGCGCCGAACTCGACAGCCTCGCGGATTTCGTCAATTTCGGCGTTGCGCCCGCGCTCATCCTGTATTTCTGGCAGTTACATGATTTGAAGAACGTCGGCTGGATCGCGGCGATGATCTTCGCGATCAGCGGCGGTTTGCGACTGGCTCGCTTCAACGCCACTATGGACGACCCGAACAAGCCACCGTTCGCGGCTAACTATTTCACGGGCGTACCGGCTCCGCTGGGCGCGCTTTGCGTGTTGCTGCCGATGTACCTGGTATTTATCGGCGCGCCGCAGTTGCCGGCCCCGATCACGGCGGTATTCACCTTATCGATCGCGTTCTTGATGGTGTCGCGGTTGCCCGTGTTCTCCGGCAAGATGATCGGCGGCAAGATCGCTCCGGACATGGTGCTGCCGGTGGTCGTGCTTGTCGTGTTGTTCATCGCTGTGCTGATCAGCTATCCGTGGCAGCTTCTGACCGGTGGCTCGCTGTTGTATCTGCTTAGTCTTCCCATCGGCTGGATGTCGTATCGCGCGCATGAGCGACGCGCCCGCGAAGCCGCGGCGGCAAGCGAACCGGGCCATGCGAGCTCCACAGCACCGGATTTCAACGTGCCGGTTGATCCTGTCGAAGAGAATCGCCCGCCGCGTCTGAACTAA